One Methylobacterium sp. 77 DNA window includes the following coding sequences:
- a CDS encoding DoxX family protein, protein MFGRSQDGILLASRLLLAAALLPTGIARALNVSGFALSLAGTGMPYPNAIATAAVVVQVFGPLALILGVLPRLTGFAMAAFAVTMAVLLHGFWAYAGAAAVTERTLFLADLGLAGGFLIYALTGPGAWSWQGWRQSTREAPLRAPAKPQSANANAKSTKGPKRSPARPSTRAAA, encoded by the coding sequence GTGTTCGGTCGTAGCCAGGACGGGATACTCCTCGCATCGCGCCTCTTGCTGGCGGCGGCCTTGCTGCCGACGGGCATCGCTCGTGCGCTCAACGTGTCGGGCTTCGCCCTGTCCCTGGCGGGAACCGGGATGCCGTATCCCAATGCCATCGCCACCGCGGCCGTCGTCGTCCAGGTCTTCGGCCCCCTGGCGCTGATCCTCGGTGTGCTGCCCCGCCTCACCGGGTTCGCGATGGCGGCCTTTGCCGTGACGATGGCGGTCCTGCTGCACGGGTTCTGGGCCTATGCCGGAGCGGCAGCAGTGACGGAGCGCACCCTGTTCCTGGCCGATCTCGGCCTTGCCGGCGGCTTCCTGATCTATGCCCTGACTGGGCCGGGCGCCTGGAGCTGGCAGGGGTGGCGCCAATCGACCCGCGAGGCGCCGCTGCGCGCTCCCGCCAAGCCGCAATCCGCCAATGCCAACGCGAAATCGACGAAGGGGCCGAAGCGCAGCCCCGCCCGCCCGTCGACCCGCGCGGCCGCCTGA